The genomic segment TTGGAGTCGAGGTGTGCTGCGCCGTTGAACGCGAGTGCCAGGCACGTACCGGCTCTTAAAGTCTTCTAATTACATCTTTAGGCTCGTTAGCTCTAGATCACCCATCGTAGAGCCAGGTTGCTGGCGATCCGATGCCGCACGGACCCGGATCGCCAGCGTGATCTGGCGCTTACTCTGCGCGCCGACAAACATCTGCAAGTCGGCGGGACCTTTCTTATCGCACCGCCTGGGTCACGGCGTCGATCAATGCCTGCAGGTCGATCGGCTTGCGCAAGTGCAGGGTGAATCCCGCTGCCTTGGCTTTTTCGACATCGCGCATGGTGCCGTAACCCGTCAGGGCGATACTCGGAGTACTCGCGTTCTGCCCGTTACTCCGGATGGCCGTCATCATCTTGTGGCCGTCGATCTCCGGCATGCCAATGTCCGAGACGATCACGTCGAATTCACGCTGCTCGGCCAACTGGATGCCGGCGGCGCCGCCATCAGCCGTGATTACGATGGCGCCTTCGCTTTCCAGCAGTTCACACATGGTCTCGAGAATATCGGGCGAATCATCCACCAGCAGAATCTTGATGCCAGCTAGCCCGCCAATCTCTTCACTATTGGCCGATTCGCTGAGTTCAATTTCAGTTTGCAGATGGATCGGTAACCAGACACTGAACCGTGCACCTCGACCGGGCCCTTCGGAGAAGGCTTCGATACGGCCGTGGTGGGCCTCGATCAGTTGCTTGACCAGCGCCAGCCCGATGCCCAATCCATGTTTGGAGCGTTGCGCGTGCTGCATCTCGGCCTGTCCGAACATGTCGAATACCTTGGGCAGAAAATCTGCCGAGATACCTTCACCGGTATCGATGACGTCCAGGCGGGCCTGGTCGCCTTCGCGCTCGAGTTGGAGACAGATGCGCTCTCCGCCTTTGGTGAACTTCCAGGCGTTGTTCAACAGATTCCAGATAATCTGGTCCAGACGCGTAGGGTCGGCATGAACGTAAAGCGGCTGCTCTGGTTTGAATGCCTCGAACGTCACGTTCTCGGCCTGTGCCAACGGAGCGAACACGGCCTCGATACCACGCAGGACCTCCTGATATTGCAGTGTCGAGAACTGCAGTTTCAGTTTGCCGGTACGAATGCGCGATACGTCCATCAGGTCGTCGATGATGCGCGACTGGCTGCGGACGGCGTTCTGGATCGACTGGGTTGCCTTGCGCAAAGCCGGAAAGTTCTTGGCAGCCTGCGAGCGCGCGACCAGATCGGTATTGAGCTGAATCAGGTTCAACGGATGCTTGAGTTCATGCGAAAGCACCGCGAAGAATTGGTCCTTCTGCATGTTGGCAGCCTGGATGTTCGCCAGTTCGTCCTGTTGTGCTGAGTTGCGCTCGCGGTCTTCGGTCAAGTCGCGGGCGATCTTTGCAAAGCCGATCACCTTACCATTGTTATCGACGAGCGGATTGACCAAGCCGCTGAAGAAGCACTGCGAGCCATTTTTGCGAACATGCCAACGTTCATCCGTGGCTTGGCCCTGCTGTTGGGCCCGTTTACGTTCGGCTTCCGGCACTCCCGCTCGGCGGTCTTCCTCGCTGTAAAGGATGTCGATGTGCTGGCCGATCGCCTCCTTTTCGGTGTAACCAAAAATGAATTCGGCGCCACGGTTCCAAGTCGTTATATGGCCATCGCAGTCCAGGGTAATGATGGCGTAGCCCTTGGTGCTTTGCGCCAGGAGCTTCATATGGGCCTCACCGACGCGTAGCTGCTCCTCGGCCCGGCGTCGATCCGTGATATCGATAAAGGTCAGCACGGCGCCCTGAATGCGGTCATCCAGCGTGCGGTAGGGTAGAAACCGCGCCATATACCAGCGGTTATCACCTTTGGACCCGATCTCGCGTTCGACCAGATGAAGCTCTTCGAACGCCTTGGCGGCATCCGCATGCAGCTGTGGATAGTCGAGACGATGGGTAATGTCGAACAGCGATCGGCCGGCGTCGTTGCCGATCACGTTGAAGATGTCCTTGGCGCGCGGGGTAAACCATTTAATGCGCATCTTGCGGTCGACGAAGACCGTGGCGATGTCGGTGGAGGAAATCAGGTTCTGCAGGTCATCGTTGATCTTGCTGGTTTCGTCGACCTTGGTTTTGAGCTCGAAGTTGACCGTGGTGAGCTCTTCGTTGATCGACTGCAGCTCTTCCTTGCTGGTTTCCAGTTCTTCAGTGGCCGAGCGCAATTCTTCGTTGATCGCCTGCAACTCCTCGTTGGAAGCGCGCAATTCTTCGGTGGAGGTCTCCGAATGCTCCATGGTGACCTGCAACCGTTCCTTGGTTTGCTGCAGCTCGGCTTCCAGCTGGGTCAGTACGCTGTCCTTAGTTTCGGGGTCCTCCAGGGTGTTGCTGTCCATGCAGTCTTCGACTTCATCGAAGAGCACCAGCATGTAGTCGCTGCCAGCTTCGTTATCGCGGAACGGGCGGACCACCATATTCACGTAGAAGCTGCGGCCATCGCGTTCCAGCCGGACCCGTCGCGCTTCCACACTTTTGCCGGTGTGGGTCGCCTGATAGAGCGCGGTACGAAGTTCGAGCCGCAGTTGCGGATGCACCAGCGTCGTCAGGTTCAGCGAGGGTTCGCCACCGACATAGCGCAGGAAATTCCCGGCCCGGTCGGACATGTGCACGATCTCACCATCGTGATTGACGATAACGCTGGGCGGTGCGTACTGCTCGAGCGCGCGCTGGTGCACGTCGGCAAAGGAAAACTTCCGGTTGCGCTTGGACGGTTCGCTGAAGGGTGGACGACTTGGGGCTGTAAGCGAGAAGCCGTGATACGGCCCCGTAGGCGCGCGACGCAGGGCGGCGCCTACCTCCCTGGCTCGGTAGATACGGTTTTTCTTGTCTACCGGGGCAAACAGGTGACTGCAGGCGTCAGCGGTTTCCGAACTGCCCAGGAACAGGTAGCCGCCGGGGTTGAGGGCAAAATGAAACATGCGCAGCACTTCGAGCTGGATGTCCCTGTCCAGGTAGATCATTAAATTTCGACACGAAATCAGGTCGAGTCGAGAAAAAGGTGGGTCGCGCAAGATATTGTGCCGGGCGAACAGGATCGTCTCGCGCAGCTCCTTTTGCATGCGGTAGTGATTCTGTTCCTTGACGAAATACTGCCGCAGCCGGCTCGGCGGCACGTCCGTCAGGATGGCTTCCGGGTAAACGCCGGCGCGTGCAGTTTCGAGCGCACGGTCGTCGATATCGGTGGCAAAAACCTGTGACTGGATTTCACCTTTTAAACCGCTGATTTCGGCTTGGTCTGCCAACAGCATTGCCAGCGAATAGGCTTCTTCCCCGGTCGAGCATGCTGCCGCCCAGACGCGCAGAAATTTATCTTCAGTGTCGGCTTTCTGCTCGAACAACGACGGGATGATGTCGCGCTCCAAGGCCTCGAAGGCTTCACGGTCGCGAAAAAAATTGGTTACGCCGATGAGCATGTCAGCAAGCAGAGCCGGGGTTTCTTCCGGGCTACTTTGCAAAAAGCGGGCATAACTGGGCATATCACGCAAGGCATTGACCTGCATACGCCGCTCAATGCGGCGCAATACCGTGGCTTGCTTGTAGTGTCTGAAGTCGTGGCCGGTGCGGGAGCGGAGCGCGGCGAGAATTTCGCGCAGCGCTAGCTCGTTGGGTTTGGATTGGGCGTGAGCCTGAGCAGATTCGAGCTCGCCCTGTGCATCTCCGGCTTGCTCGCTATCGCCTGCTGACATGATCGGATCCTGCCGTGCCAGGAGCGCTTCCAGATTCTGGCGCAGCTCCACCAGCTTTTGCGGCATATCCGCAACCGGCAGCACGATATCGACCATGTCAGTTTCAATGGCGCTGCGCGGCATCGAGTCGTATTCGGCGTCTTCCGGCGTTTGAGCCAGCGTAACGCCACCCTGCTCCTTGATGCGTGACAGACCGACTGAGCCATCCGATCCCGTGCCCGAGAGAACGATACCCACGGCGTGGCTGTGATGTACGTCCGCCAACGCTCGGAAGAACAGGTCAATGGCTACTTGGGGGCCGCGTTCGCGCGCGGGCTTAAGCAGGCGCAGATAGCCGTCATTCATCGACAGATCCATCGCCGGCGGGATCACATAGACGTGGTTGCGCTCTATGGGTGTCGGTTCGGTGATCTGCAAGACTGGCATCTTGGTGACGTTCTGCAGAATCTTGTCGGCGCTGCTCTCATGCTTGGGCGAGAGGTGCATGATTACGACAAAAGCCATGCCGCAATCGTTGGGCATGTTTTCGAAGAACGTGATTAATGCTTTGAGGCCGCCCGCCGAGGCGCCAATGCCCACTACCGGAAACTGCAAGGTGCTCCGCGTCGCGTTGTAGTTCTTAGGCGTTGACGGCTCTAGGCTTGTAGTCATCGAATTCTCAACATTGCGATAATAGATTTTTTTCGATAGCAGCTAAGGGATGACCTCGCAGCCGATAGGGGATTCAGTAATTTAACGACGCGCTGCCGAACGGATGATAAAGGTTTGTGTTGGCGATTACTGCCTCGCTGCTTAGGGCAGTAGGTGCGCCGATTCAGCACTCGATAACGTTGACCGCCAGCCCGCCACGGGCGGTTTCCTTGTATTTGCTCTTCATGTCCGCGCCGGTCTGGCGCATGGTGCGGATCACCTTGTCCAGCGAAATGAAGTGGCTACCGTCACCACGCAGGGCCATTCGCGCCGCGTTGATCGCCTTGACCGCACCCATCGCGTTGCGCTCGATGCAGGGCACCTGCACCAGCCCGCCGACCGGATCGCAGGTCAGTCCGAGGTTGTGCTCCATGCCGATTTCGGCGGCATTCTCGACCTGTCGCGGGTTGCCGCCCAGCACTTCGCAGAGCGCGCCCGCACCCATCGAACAGGCGACGCCGACCTCGCCCTGGCAACCGACTTCGGCGCCGGAAATCGAGGCGTTCTCCTTATATAGGATGCCGATCGCCGCTGCGGTGAGCAGAAACCGCACGACCCCGTCTTCGTTGGCGCCGCGGATGAAATGCACATAGTAATGAAGCAGCGCCGGGATGATCCCCGCCGCACCATTGGTCGGCGCGGTGACGACGCGACCGCCGGCGGCGTTCTCCTCGTTTACCGCCAGCGCGTATAGGTCGACCCAGTCGAGCACGCTGAGCGAGTCGCGCAGGCTGGCTTCCGGATGTTCGCTGAGCTGGCGATACAGGCCTGCCGCGCGCCGTTGCACCTTGAGTCCACCGGGCATCACGCCTTCGGTGCGGCAACCGGCCTTGACGCAATCCTGCATGACTTGCCAGATTTTCAGCAGGCCGGCACGGGTCTCGGCTTCGGGGCGCCAGGCGACTTCGTTGGCCAGCATCAGTTGGCTGATACACAACCCGTGCTCGCTGCACAGCGCCAGTAACTCGTCAGCGCTATGGAAAGGGTAGGGCAGAGGCGTGCGGTCTTCGACGATGCGGTCGCTGCCGGCCGCCTGTTCGTCGACCACGAATCCTCCGCCGACCGAATAGTACTCGCGGCTGCGCAGTTGCAGCCCGGCGCCATCGAAGGCACGCAGGATCATACCGTTGGGGTGGAAGGCCAGCGGCTTGCGGATGAATTGCAGGTCGTTGCTGACTTCGAATCGAATGGGTTTGTCGCCCAGCAGGCGCAATTCGTGTGATTCACGGATGGCTGCCATGCGTTGCGGGATGCCTCCGGTATCGACGTCCTCCGGCAGCTCGCCTTCAAGCCCGAGTATCACCGCCTTGTCGCTGCCGTGGCCCTTGCCGGTGGCGCCGAGGGAACCGTACAGCTCGACCCTGATGCGCTCGGTCGCGCTCAGCAGGTCGTCATCGCGCAGGCCTTCGGCAAACCGCAGCGCTGCGCGCATCGGGCCCACGGTGTGCGAACTGGACGGTCCGATACCGATCTTGAACAGGTCGAATACGCTGAGTGACATGACAGGCTCCGGGGCGAACAGGCTTACCTTGAGCCTAGACCCTTGGCGCCGCTCAGCTGTTGCAATCGCACCACTGCGGCGGCCAAGGGACGTGAATCTTCAGCGCGTGGCCGCCGAGCCGCCCCAGGGCTTGGCTTCCAGGCTGTTGTGAACCGCGGTGGCAGCCTGCGCGGCCTGACCAACGGCGACACTCATCTGTTTCAGGCCCAGGGTCACATCGCCGATGGCATAAAGCCCGCGCACCGAGGTTTGCATGTGCTCATCCACGCGTATGCCGCCGTCGTCATCGCAACCCACGTCCAGTTGCCGGGCGAGTTCCGAACGAAAGCGCGCGCCCAGGCAGGGGTAGATGATGTCGAAATGATAGGTGTCGCCGCGGCAGGTGATCATCTCGATACCGGTTGCGCAAGGGCGCAGCGCTTCGACGCGATCGCTGATCAGCTGCACGTCGTAATGCTCGGCCAGGGCGATGGCCTGGTCGCAAGCGTCCTGTTCGCCATGCACCACCACAGTGACCCTATCACTGAAGGTACGCAGAAACACCGCATGGCCGATGGCGCATTCCGCTTCACCGTAGACCGCGACGTTGTCACCGTTGACCTCGTAGCCATCGCAGATGGAGCACAGCCGTAGCTTGCCGTCGCCGATGGCCTGCTCGACATCCGGCATGTCCGGCAAGGTATCTTCGATGCCGGTGGCCAGAATGATTCGCCGGGTTACGCAGCTTTTGTCCCCGTAGCGCACGCTGAAGCCATCGGCGTGGGGCTCGATATGTTCGACCCGACCATGCTCTAGCTCTGCGCCGTAGCAGCGGGCCTGTTCACGTAGACGAATCAACAGATCGTTGCCGTTGATGCCTGGCGGGAAACCAGGGTAATTATGCGACCGCGGTATCCATGAGGCGCGGCTGGAGCCCGCATCGACCACTCTGCAGCTACGACGAAAGCGCGCCAGATAGAGCGCAGCGGTCAGTCCGCCCGGCCCACCACCGATAACCAGGCAGTCGATCAGGTCGGGGTTCGGCGGCGGTTGGGTCGAAACGTCGTTCATGGCAGGTCGGAAATGGCTGGGGATGTTGCCTGTAGAAGTGGCGAGCGATTTGAAAGTTCGCTTCTTCCGATGAGTGCAATGTTTCGTTTTGAGAGCTGGTTGGACCTTAAACCCTTGTGCTAGAGCCCCTGATGGCCAACACTGCGCCGCTCGATGACTGGGCGGATTCAATCCGTACTGACCGGTCATCGCCATTCCAATAAAGGCCAGCCTGCGATTCGTCGCGGTGCTCTGGTCACCCCGCTGTACCTATTCAGGCGTGCCACAACAGGTTCCGGCTGAACGCATATCGAACTGCAATACACCACTCGAACGGTGCTCACGAGGCGTCGCATCGAGCTTATTTCCCGTGGGGGTCAAATGTTCAAATCATTCTTCGTTGCACCTTGTGCGGCGCTTTACCTGTTGTTCGCGCCAACGGTGGCCAGCGCCGCAGAGCCCATCGTGATCAAGTTCGCCCATGTGGTCGCGGACGATACGCCGAAAGGCAAGGGCGCCTTGCTGTTCCAGAAACTGGTTCGCGAGCGGCTCGCCGGCACGGTGGAAGTCGAGGTCTATCCGAACTCGACGCTGGTTGGCGACGCCGACGAGATGCAGGCGTTGCTGGATAACAAGGTGCAGATGCTGGCGCCCTCGCTGTCCAAGTTCACCGAGTATTCGCCGAAGCTTGAAGTCTTCGACCTGCCGTTTCTGTTCGACGACGAGGCGGCAGTGGCGCGCTTCCAGAAGCGCGAGATGAGCCGCGAGCTGCTGCGCTCGATGGCCAGCCATGGGATCTACGGTCTGGCTTATTGGAATAACGGTCTCAAGCAGTTGTCGGCCAGCCAGCCATTGCGCAGTCCGGCGGACGCTGCGGGTTTGGCGTTTCGCATTCAGCCGTCATCGGTGCTTGAAGCGCAGTTTGCGGCAGTGGATGCCAAGGCCATCCGGCTACCGTTCGCCGATGTGGCAAAAGCCATGCAAAGCGGCACGGTGCAGGGCACTGAAGGCCCCTGGTCCAACATGCGCGGGCAGAACGCGGGTGTTAAACAGAGTTACGTCACCGAAACCAATCATGGCGTGCTCAATTACATGTTGGTGACCAATTCCAAATTCTGGACCAGCATTCCGTTCGCGGTGCGCTCCGAGCTGGACAACATCCTGCTGGAAGTGACACAGACCGTGAATGCAGACGCTGCAGCCATCAACCAGCGCGAGCGTGAACGGATTCTGGCCAGCGGCAACAGCACGCTTGTTACTCTTACCCCAGAGCAGCGCCAGGCCTGGCGTGACAAGATGCAGCCGGTCTGGAAATCCTTCGAGTCGCAGATCGGCGCCGACGTCATGCGCGCGGCACTGACGGTTAACCGTCGCTAGTGCGGGCCTGCCCCGGTGCCCGTATGGGGGCCGGTGCTTCAATACTTCTGCCGAGCGCGCACTCATTGCGCGCTTAACCAATGTGTCGTTTTGAGAGCTGGTTGGACTTTCTGGCCTTGTGCCACGCCCGGTGATCGCGAAGACTTCCGCTCGGTTGGTAAAGGCACTAGCGCTCTGCTTTTCGCCAACCGCATTCCAATAAAGGCCAGCCGCCGACCGCCGCAGTCGAGATGATCTGGCCAACTCGAACTGAAAAAACGAACCGACCACGCCGCTGCGTGAGTCAGGCCTTATCGTTGTCGACTAACCACTCGAACGGTGCCCACAAGGTGTCGCTTCGGGCTTTTCCCGTTGGGGGGTAGATGTTCAAGTCTTGTGTCGCTGCGCTGGTCGCAGTTATGTGTGGATTGAGTGCCTCGGTCATGGCGGCCGAAGGCGAGCCGTTCGTCATCAAATTCGCTCACGTGGTGGCCGATGACACGCCCAAGGGCAAGGGGGCGTTGCTGTTTCAGAAGCTGGTGCACGAACGTCTGGCCGGCAAGGTCAAGGTCGAGGTCTATCCGAACTCGACGCTGGTCGGCGATGCCGACGAGATGCAGGCGCTGCTGAACAACGACGTCCAGATCCTCGCGCCCTCGCTGTCCAAGTTCGGCAAGTACACGAAGAAGCTGCAGGTCTTCGATCTGCCCTTCCTGTTCGATGACGAAGCGGCGGTCCAGCGGTTCCAGAAGCGCGAAATGAGCCGTGAATTGCTGCGCTCGATGGCCGATTCAGGCATCTATGGCCTGGCGTACTGGAACAACGGCCTTAAGCAGCTTTCCGCCACCAAGGCGCTGCGTATGCCCGAAGATGCCGCCGGATTGGCGTTTCGCGTGCAGCCCTCGGCGGTATTGGAAGCGCAGTTCAACGCGGTTGGGGCCAAGCCGGTGGTGCTGCCTTTCGCCGATGTGTACAAGTCGCTGCAGGCGGGCGTGGTTCAGGGCGCTGAGAACCCTTGGTCGAACATTGCCAGCCAGAACATGCACAAGGTTCAGCCGTTCATTACCGAGAGCAACCACGGGGTACTCAACTACATGTTGGTGACCAGTTCGGAGTTCTGGATGAGCATGCCTTTTGCGGTGCGTTCAGAACTCGAGGGCATCATTCTCGAAGTGACCCAGGCCGTGAATCGCGAGGCCGCGGCGCTGAACCAGCGTGACCGTGACCGAATCCTCGCCAGCGGCAGCAGCAAGCTGATCACCCTCACGCCGGAGGAGCGTCAGGCCTGGCGCGAGAAGATGATGCCGGTGTGGCAGTCCTATGAAACGGAAATCGGTGCTGACGTAATCCGCGCAGCACTCACGGTCAATCGCAAACGCTAACCTCATGCCTTCCGCTCGCCGACACAGCAGGTCGGCGAGTGTGGCACGCCCCCCGCTCCAGTTCCTCCTCCATCTATTCGCCAGCAATCGCGCGCTGATCTGCGACCCGTCGCGCGGCAGAAACTGCTGAGCCCGTCTAAAAAACCTCCGCGCCGTGGCCTTCACGGCGAAGCCGCTTCGCCATGGATCGGTAGCAGCGGGTTATTCGTCTCCGACGCCCCCGGGCGTGTCGGTTCCTCCGCAGAGCCTGCCTGAAGCCGGCCACGGCGCGGGGACGGCATTACGTCAGCAGCGAGGCCGCTGGCAAGCGTTGCTCCCTACGTATGCCGGTTCTGAGCTTGTCGATGCCGGTTCTTGGTCGTTAAGCCGCAGCCCCTGGCTGCTAGCATTGTCGAGCAGGGCGCAATTGACCCGCCTTGCAACAGGGCGGAGTACGCGTCCTTTGCGTTGTTTGACGTGCCAACCAAGAATAAGGAGAACAGTAGGTGGCAACTAATCCTGGGCAAAACACGGCAACGACCTTGGAGAGCATCCCCGCTCCGAGCGGTGCGGCTAATCTGATCGACACCGACTACGTCATCGGTCAGGACAATATCAAGAGCAGGTTTCTGGATATCCACAGCAAGGTGTTCAGCATTTCCGCGCTGACCATCGTCCTGTTCGTGGTCGTGACGCTGGCCTTGCAAAAAGAGGTTGAACCGCTGTTCACCGCTGTGCGTGACTGGTTGACCGGCAATCTGGCCTGGTTCTTCCTCGGTTCGGCGAATGTTTTCGTTTTGCTGTGTCTGGGCTTGATCCTTTCACCACTGGGCAAGGTACGCCTGGGCGGCAAGGAGGCGACCCCGGACTATTCCTACACGGGCTGGTTTTCCATGCTGTTCGCCGCTGGCATGGGCATCGGCCTGATGTTCTATGGCGTGGCCGAACCCATGACGCATTTCTCAACGGCTCTGGGTGGCATCAGCGTCGAGAATGGCGTGCGTACCGACTGGGCGCCGCTGGGCGCCGCAGCCGGCAATGCCCAGGAGGCCGCCAGCCTGAGCATGGCCGCCACGATCTTTCACTGGGGGCTGCACCCTTGGGCGATTTACGCCATCGTGGCTTTGGCGCTGGCACTGTTCTCCTTCAACAAGGGCCTGCCGCTGAGTATCCGCTCGATCTTCTACCCACTGCTCGGTGAGCAGGTATGGGGCTGGCCCGGCCATGTAATCGATATCCTGGCGGTATTCGCTACCCTGTTCGGCCTGGCCACCTCGCTGGGCCTGGGTGCACAGCAAGCGGCGGCCGGCCTCGAGTTCTTGTTCGGTATGCCCAACACGGACACCAACAAAGTACTCCTGGTTGCCGGTATCACGGTGATCGCCCTGATGTCGGTGCTGGCCGGGTTGGACAAGGGGGTCAGGCGCCTTTCGGAAATCAACATGGTGCTGGCGCTGCTGCTGCTGTTGTTCATTGTCATAGTCGGGCCGACCCTGGCGATCATCACCGGTTTTTTCAGCAACCTGGGTAGCTATCTGGCACACCTGCCAGCGCTGTCCAACCCGATTGGCCGTACCGACGTCAACTTCAGCCAGGGTTGGACCGCGTTCTACTGGGCCTGGTGGATCAGCTGGTCACCGTTCGTTGGCATGTTCATCGCTCGGGTCAGCCGCGGGCGCTCCGTACGTGAGTTTCTAATCGCCGTGCTGCTGGTGCCGTCGCTGGTCTCGGTGCTGTGGATGACCGCGTTCGGCGGCACCGCTCTGGGCCAGTTCGTCGCCGATGAGTTCACCGGAGTACAGGACGCGGTATTGGAGCTGAAGCTGTTCGCCATGCTTGGCGAGTTGCCGCTGACCCAGATCAGTTCCTTTATCGGTATCGTGCTGGTGGTAGTGTTCTTCGTCACCTCGTCGGACTCCGGCTCCCTGGTGATCGATACCATTACCGCTGGCGGCAAGGTCAACGCGCCGGTTCCGCAGCGGGCCTTCTGGGCTGTGTTGCAGGGCGTGGTGGCCATTTCCCTGCTGCTGGGCGGCGGCCTGGTCGCGCTTCAGGCCATGGCGGTGTCCACCGGTCTGCCGTTTACCATCGTGCTGCTGGTGGGCTGCGTGTCCATCGTCAAGGGTTTGATGAGTGAGCCACGGTAGGGTGGGTTAGGCGCATGCTCTGATGGTTGAGATGTATGCCGACATCGGCTGCGCCGTAACCCACCATCAACCTGGCAGGCTATTGAGGAGGGCGCGACCGTTAGCGGTCGCGCCTTTTCAGTTCCACAGGTCACCCACCGCAGTCGTCGGTGAATAGTGCCCGGCCACCTGCGCCTGCAGCAGCTCGGCGGTGGCCAGGGCATCGGTCAGGGCATGGTGCGCCTGGTACAACGGCAAGCCATAGCGCAGACGGCTGTCGGCCAGGCGGATCGATACCGGCGGCTGCTTGCCGAGGAGCTGGCGCAGCCAGCCGGGTCGGCGCCGGCGCGGGTGCAGGCGCGCTTCCAACTGCATGGTGTCGATCACCGGGAACTGCAGCCCTTCACCGAGCAGGTGGCGCACTGCCTGGTCGAGAAACCCCCGCTCGATGTTGCGGTAGTGCACCACCACGATCTTGCCGGCCATGGTAGCGAGCAACTCATCGAGCACGGTGGCCAGTCTCGGTGCGTCGCTGATATCCGAATGAGTGATGCGGTGGAACGTGACCGACTGGCTGCTCAGTTCGCAAACCGGCTTGACCACCCAGTAACTGGCCTCACGGCAGCGGATGCGGCGCAGGTCGAAGGGCACCAGGCCGAGGCTCACGATCGAGTCGCGGCGACTGTCCAGGCCGGTGGTCTCGACGTCCAGCGCCAGCAAGGGCACCTGTTCCAATGGCGTGTCGGCACTCAGCGTGCCTGCCCCATAGAAGCGCGCCAGGCGTGGGTCACGGGCCGTTTGCGCCAGCTCGGCGAATATGCCTGGCCAGTCGGGGGTTGCCGAAGATCCGTTATGCCTCATAGCGGTCGGCTTGGTAGCTGGCCGGGGTACCGGAAGCGCAAAAATTGCTGTGCATTGCTCAGCACCTGGAAGGCCGACTTAAGGTTGTGCCGTTCGTTGGCCGACACTTTTTCCGGCTCTATGTAGTTGTCCGGTTCGCGTCCCTCCAGCAAGTCCATGGCCTGATGGCGGATGCGCACGATCGAGAGGAATTCAAGCGCGTTGCGCAGCTGGGTGATGGCCTCTTCGGTCAATAGTTTGGTGGCGGCGATGGCGTCCAGGCGCTCCAGCGAGTTCTGGGCCTTGGAGCCTACTGCGAGGGCGTGGACCCGGATCAGGTCGGTCAGTGGCGCGGTGCCGCGTCCCTTGAGGTTGATGATGTTGTTCTGCTGGCCGTCCTTCTCCATCACGAAGGTGCGGAAGAAGCCCAGCGGCGGCGTGCGGTTGAGCGCATTGCGCGCCAGGCTGGCGAGAAACAGCGGGTTGCCACTGGCTTTTTGCGTGATCAGGTCCTTTAGGTTTTCCACCAGGCCGGCCTCGCCGTAGACACTGTCGAGGTCGAAGAAGATGCAGCTGTTGAGCAGAGTTTCCGGGTTGGGCTGCTCGATCCATTGGGAGAAATAGCTCCGCCAGACCCGCAGCGGCTGGCGCCACTTGGGGTTGCTGGCCATGATC from the Stutzerimonas stutzeri genome contains:
- a CDS encoding CheR family methyltransferase → MTTSLEPSTPKNYNATRSTLQFPVVGIGASAGGLKALITFFENMPNDCGMAFVVIMHLSPKHESSADKILQNVTKMPVLQITEPTPIERNHVYVIPPAMDLSMNDGYLRLLKPARERGPQVAIDLFFRALADVHHSHAVGIVLSGTGSDGSVGLSRIKEQGGVTLAQTPEDAEYDSMPRSAIETDMVDIVLPVADMPQKLVELRQNLEALLARQDPIMSAGDSEQAGDAQGELESAQAHAQSKPNELALREILAALRSRTGHDFRHYKQATVLRRIERRMQVNALRDMPSYARFLQSSPEETPALLADMLIGVTNFFRDREAFEALERDIIPSLFEQKADTEDKFLRVWAAACSTGEEAYSLAMLLADQAEISGLKGEIQSQVFATDIDDRALETARAGVYPEAILTDVPPSRLRQYFVKEQNHYRMQKELRETILFARHNILRDPPFSRLDLISCRNLMIYLDRDIQLEVLRMFHFALNPGGYLFLGSSETADACSHLFAPVDKKNRIYRAREVGAALRRAPTGPYHGFSLTAPSRPPFSEPSKRNRKFSFADVHQRALEQYAPPSVIVNHDGEIVHMSDRAGNFLRYVGGEPSLNLTTLVHPQLRLELRTALYQATHTGKSVEARRVRLERDGRSFYVNMVVRPFRDNEAGSDYMLVLFDEVEDCMDSNTLEDPETKDSVLTQLEAELQQTKERLQVTMEHSETSTEELRASNEELQAINEELRSATEELETSKEELQSINEELTTVNFELKTKVDETSKINDDLQNLISSTDIATVFVDRKMRIKWFTPRAKDIFNVIGNDAGRSLFDITHRLDYPQLHADAAKAFEELHLVEREIGSKGDNRWYMARFLPYRTLDDRIQGAVLTFIDITDRRRAEEQLRVGEAHMKLLAQSTKGYAIITLDCDGHITTWNRGAEFIFGYTEKEAIGQHIDILYSEEDRRAGVPEAERKRAQQQGQATDERWHVRKNGSQCFFSGLVNPLVDNNGKVIGFAKIARDLTEDRERNSAQQDELANIQAANMQKDQFFAVLSHELKHPLNLIQLNTDLVARSQAAKNFPALRKATQSIQNAVRSQSRIIDDLMDVSRIRTGKLKLQFSTLQYQEVLRGIEAVFAPLAQAENVTFEAFKPEQPLYVHADPTRLDQIIWNLLNNAWKFTKGGERICLQLEREGDQARLDVIDTGEGISADFLPKVFDMFGQAEMQHAQRSKHGLGIGLALVKQLIEAHHGRIEAFSEGPGRGARFSVWLPIHLQTEIELSESANSEEIGGLAGIKILLVDDSPDILETMCELLESEGAIVITADGGAAGIQLAEQREFDVIVSDIGMPEIDGHKMMTAIRSNGQNASTPSIALTGYGTMRDVEKAKAAGFTLHLRKPIDLQALIDAVTQAVR
- a CDS encoding L-serine ammonia-lyase encodes the protein MSLSVFDLFKIGIGPSSSHTVGPMRAALRFAEGLRDDDLLSATERIRVELYGSLGATGKGHGSDKAVILGLEGELPEDVDTGGIPQRMAAIRESHELRLLGDKPIRFEVSNDLQFIRKPLAFHPNGMILRAFDGAGLQLRSREYYSVGGGFVVDEQAAGSDRIVEDRTPLPYPFHSADELLALCSEHGLCISQLMLANEVAWRPEAETRAGLLKIWQVMQDCVKAGCRTEGVMPGGLKVQRRAAGLYRQLSEHPEASLRDSLSVLDWVDLYALAVNEENAAGGRVVTAPTNGAAGIIPALLHYYVHFIRGANEDGVVRFLLTAAAIGILYKENASISGAEVGCQGEVGVACSMGAGALCEVLGGNPRQVENAAEIGMEHNLGLTCDPVGGLVQVPCIERNAMGAVKAINAARMALRGDGSHFISLDKVIRTMRQTGADMKSKYKETARGGLAVNVIEC
- a CDS encoding NAD(P)/FAD-dependent oxidoreductase; the encoded protein is MNDVSTQPPPNPDLIDCLVIGGGPGGLTAALYLARFRRSCRVVDAGSSRASWIPRSHNYPGFPPGINGNDLLIRLREQARCYGAELEHGRVEHIEPHADGFSVRYGDKSCVTRRIILATGIEDTLPDMPDVEQAIGDGKLRLCSICDGYEVNGDNVAVYGEAECAIGHAVFLRTFSDRVTVVVHGEQDACDQAIALAEHYDVQLISDRVEALRPCATGIEMITCRGDTYHFDIIYPCLGARFRSELARQLDVGCDDDGGIRVDEHMQTSVRGLYAIGDVTLGLKQMSVAVGQAAQAATAVHNSLEAKPWGGSAATR
- a CDS encoding TRAP transporter substrate-binding protein, giving the protein MFKSFFVAPCAALYLLFAPTVASAAEPIVIKFAHVVADDTPKGKGALLFQKLVRERLAGTVEVEVYPNSTLVGDADEMQALLDNKVQMLAPSLSKFTEYSPKLEVFDLPFLFDDEAAVARFQKREMSRELLRSMASHGIYGLAYWNNGLKQLSASQPLRSPADAAGLAFRIQPSSVLEAQFAAVDAKAIRLPFADVAKAMQSGTVQGTEGPWSNMRGQNAGVKQSYVTETNHGVLNYMLVTNSKFWTSIPFAVRSELDNILLEVTQTVNADAAAINQRERERILASGNSTLVTLTPEQRQAWRDKMQPVWKSFESQIGADVMRAALTVNRR